A segment of the Bacillota bacterium genome:
CCGCCTTGAACCGAAGCTTTTGCGTTTTGTGCATACTAAGGTTCAGGCTCCGAGTAGCCTAGTGCTTCTCGAAGCCGTCAGAGACGCCAAGCCCCTGCTCAAAGTAGGGGTGCCTATTTACATCCACAAGGCAGATGGGACATACACCTGCGAGCTACAAGAGCTTTATGCTGGGGGAGAGTTGAGATGACAGGAACGCTCTATGTGTGTGCCACGCCTATCGGCAATCTTCAAGATGTCTCGCTGCGGCTCTTGACCACGCTTCGTACTGTGGACATAGTGGCAGCCGAGGACACTAGGCATAGTTTGCAGCTCATGCGCCACTTTGCTATCGAGACTGAGCTTACCAGCTACCATGAGCACAGCAAGCAGTCGCGGTCCGATTACTTAGTGGCGGCGCTCTTAGCGGGTAAGAACATTGCCTTAATCAGCGACGCGGGCATGCCAGGCATATCTGACCCTGGCGAAGAAATTATAGCTACTTGTATAGAAAAAGGCATAAGGGTGGTCATAGTTCCCGGGCCCATGGCCGGAGTGGCGGCCTTGGTTGTTTCCGGCTTACCGACAGGCCGGTTTGCCTTCGAAGGCTTCTTGCCGCGCAGTCGCCAAGAGCGGCGCGAAGTGCTGGTAAATTTGCTTGACGAAGAGCGCACCATGGTCTTT
Coding sequences within it:
- the rsmI gene encoding 16S rRNA (cytidine(1402)-2'-O)-methyltransferase; the encoded protein is MTGTLYVCATPIGNLQDVSLRLLTTLRTVDIVAAEDTRHSLQLMRHFAIETELTSYHEHSKQSRSDYLVAALLAGKNIALISDAGMPGISDPGEEIIATCIEKGIRVVIVPGPMAGVAALVVSGLPTGRFAFEGFLPRSRQERREVLVNLLDEERTMVFYEAPHRLEDTLTDMVQIFGDRKVALARELTKAFEEVKRGSLAALLETVKSSGVRGELVLVVEGAIRNKEGLPAEKQDSEALVTMLLEQGLSPAQASRHAAKLGGAPRALLYALAVRLSKQEQKSDS